The sequence GCGTACATCCTCTGCTCGGCCGCGGTGGACCTGAAGATAAGCGAAGTCGTCGACGCGCCGAACTGGACGGTGACGGCGTACCTGCCCGAGAGCATCTTCCCGCAGTAGAGCGGTTCTCCGGCTACAGACCCAACCGTTCGGCTATCTTCCGCCCCATCGTCCGGGGGTCCGCTTCGACGATTTCGAGGTCGTCGCCGGCGCGAATCGTTCCCGGCTGGACGACGTCGGCGCAGATTCCCCCGCGCTTGTTCTTCAGCGCCCGCGCGACGCCCTCCTCGCCGGCGACCTGCTCGACGTGCGCACACGGTGGTCGCGGGCGCGTCCCGCGGAGGAGCGCGTCGCCGACGCGGAACGTGGTGTGTAGCAGGTCGTGGACCTCCACGCCGCGGGTGACGACGTTTCGGCGGTGGCGGCCGTCGGTGAGGTCGATGCCGAACTCGTCGCGTATCTCGTCGACGGCCTCGGCTTCGATGAGGGTCACCTCGCAGACGTCGTACGGCGAGTAGTAGCCGCGGCCGGTCTGGTAGCGGTCGCCGCTGAGACCACCCTCGACGGCGTCGACGCTGTCGAGTTCCTCCATCGGTGCGCTGTCCTCG is a genomic window of Haloprofundus halophilus containing:
- a CDS encoding MOSC domain-containing protein — translated: MAHVERVFVAPEDSAPMEELDSVDAVEGGLSGDRYQTGRGYYSPYDVCEVTLIEAEAVDEIRDEFGIDLTDGRHRRNVVTRGVEVHDLLHTTFRVGDALLRGTRPRPPCAHVEQVAGEEGVARALKNKRGGICADVVQPGTIRAGDDLEIVEADPRTMGRKIAERLGL